From a region of the Balaenoptera musculus isolate JJ_BM4_2016_0621 chromosome 15, mBalMus1.pri.v3, whole genome shotgun sequence genome:
- the LOC118881032 gene encoding copine-1 isoform X3 has product MKMMHMAHCVTLVQLSISCDHLIDKDIGSKSDPLCVLLQDVGGGKWAELGRTERVRNCSSPEFSKTLQLEYHFETVQKLRFGIYDIDNKTPELGDDDFLGGAECSLGQVVSSRILTLPLMLKPGKPAGRGTITVSAQELKDSRVVTMEVEARNLDKKDFLGKSDPFLEFFHQGDGKWHLAYRSEVIKNNLNPTWKRFSVPLQHFCGGDPSTPIQVRCSDYDSDGSHDLIGTFHTSLAQLQAAPAEFECIHLEKQQKKKSYKNSGTICVKICQVETEYSFLDYVMGGCQINFTVGVDFTGSNGDPSSPDSLHYLSPTGVNEYLTALWSVGSVVQDYDSDKLFPAFGFGAQVPPDWQVSHEFALNFNPNNPYCAGIQGIVDAYRQALPQVRLYGPTNFAPIINHVARFAAQAAHQRTASQYFVLLLLTDGAVTDVEATREAVVRASYLPMSVIIVGVGGADFEAMEQLDADGGPLRTRSGEAAARDIVQFVPYRRFQNAPREALAQTVLAEVPTQLVSYFKAQGWAPFKPLPPAAKGPAQVPQA; this is encoded by the exons ATGGCCCACTGCGTGACCTTGGTTCAGCTGTCCATTTCATGTGACCACCTCATTGACAAGGATATCGGCTCCAAGTCTGACCCACTCTGCGTCCTTTTACAGGATGTGGGAGGGGGCAAATGGGCTGAG CTTGGCCGGACTGAGCGAGTACGGAACTGCTCGAGCCCTGAGTTCTCCAAGACTCTGCAGCTTGAGTACCACTTTGAAACAGTCCAAAAGCTCCGATTTGGCATCTATGACATAGACAACAAGACACCTGAGCTGGGGGATGATGACTTCCTAGGAGGGGCTGAGTGTTCCCTAGGACAG GTTGTGTCCAGTCGGATACTAACTCTACCCTTGATGCTGAAGCCTGGAAAACCTGCTGGGCGAGGGACCATCACG GTCTCAGCTCAGGAGCTGAAGGATAGTCGTGTAGTGACCATGGAGGTGGAGGCCAGAAACCTAGATAAGAAG GACTTCCTGGGAAAATCGGATCCGTTCTTGGAGTTTTTCCATCAGGGTGATGGGAAATGGCACCTGGCATACAGATCTGAG GTCATCAAGAACAACCTAAACCCTACTTGGAAGCGCTTCTCTGTTCCCCTTCAACATTTCTGTGGGGGAGACCCCAGCACACCCATCCAG GTGCGATGCTCAGATTATGACAGTGATGGTTCACATGACCTCATTGGTACCTTCCATACCAGCTTGGCCCAGCTGCAAGCAGCCCCA GCTGAGTTTGAATGTATCCACCTCGAGaaacagcagaaaaagaaaagctacaaGAACTCTGGAACCATCTGTGTCAAGATTTGTCAG GTAGAAACAGAATATTCATTCTTGGACTATGTGATGGGAGGCTGTCAAATCAACTTCACT gtgGGCGTGGACTTCACGGGCTCCAATGGAGACCCTTCCTCACCTGATTCCCTGCACTACCTGAGCCCAACAGGGGTCAACGAGTACCTGACAGCACTGTGGAGTGTGGGCAGCGTGGTTCAGGACTATGATTC GGACAAGCTGTTCCCAGCATTTGGATTTGGGGCCCAGGTACCCCCTGACTGGCAG GTCTCCCATGAATTTGCCTTGAACTTCAACCCTAATAACCCCTACTGTGCAG GCATCCAGGGCATTGTGGATGCTTACCGCCAGGCCCTGCCCCAAGTTCGGCTCTATGGCCCCACCAACTTTGCACCCATCATCAACCATGTGGCTAGGTTTGCAGCCCAGGCTGCACATCAGAGGACGGCCTCG CAATACTTCGTGCTGTTGCTGCTGACCGATGGTGCTGTGACAGATGTGGAGGCCACACGTGAGGCTGTGGTTCGTGCCTCCTACCTGCCCATGTCAGTGATCATCGTGGGTGTGGGTGGTGCTGACTTCGAGGCCATGGAGCAGCTGGACGCTGATGGTGGACCCCTGCGTACACGCTCTGGGGAGGCAGCTGCTCGTGACATAGTGCAGTTTGTGCCCTACCGCCGCTTCCAGAAT GCCCCTCGAGAGGCACTGGCGCAGACTGTACTTGCAGAAGTACCCACGCAACTGGTCTCCTACTTCAAGGCCCAAGGTTGGGCCCCATTCAAACCACTTCCACCTGCAGCCAAGGGCCCTGCACAGGTCCCTCAGGCCTAG
- the LOC118881032 gene encoding copine-1 isoform X5 → MKMMHMAHCVTLVQLSISCDHLIDKDIGSKSDPLCVLLQDVGGGKWAELGRTERVRNCSSPEFSKTLQLEYHFETVQKLRFGIYDIDNKTPELGDDDFLGGAECSLGQVVSSRILTLPLMLKPGKPAGRGTITVSAQELKDSRVVTMEVEARNLDKKDFLGKSDPFLEFFHQGDGKWHLAYRSEVIKNNLNPTWKRFSVPLQHFCGGDPSTPIQVRCSDYDSDGSHDLIGTFHTSLAQLQAAPAEFECIHLEKQQKKKSYKNSGTICVKICQVETEYSFLDYVMGGCQINFTVGVDFTGSNGDPSSPDSLHYLSPTGVNEYLTALWSVGSVVQDYDSDKLFPAFGFGAQVPPDWQVSHEFALNFNPNNPYCAGIQGIVDAYRQALPQVRLYGPTNFAPIINHVARFAAQAAHQRTASAPREALAQTVLAEVPTQLVSYFKAQGWAPFKPLPPAAKGPAQVPQA, encoded by the exons ATGGCCCACTGCGTGACCTTGGTTCAGCTGTCCATTTCATGTGACCACCTCATTGACAAGGATATCGGCTCCAAGTCTGACCCACTCTGCGTCCTTTTACAGGATGTGGGAGGGGGCAAATGGGCTGAG CTTGGCCGGACTGAGCGAGTACGGAACTGCTCGAGCCCTGAGTTCTCCAAGACTCTGCAGCTTGAGTACCACTTTGAAACAGTCCAAAAGCTCCGATTTGGCATCTATGACATAGACAACAAGACACCTGAGCTGGGGGATGATGACTTCCTAGGAGGGGCTGAGTGTTCCCTAGGACAG GTTGTGTCCAGTCGGATACTAACTCTACCCTTGATGCTGAAGCCTGGAAAACCTGCTGGGCGAGGGACCATCACG GTCTCAGCTCAGGAGCTGAAGGATAGTCGTGTAGTGACCATGGAGGTGGAGGCCAGAAACCTAGATAAGAAG GACTTCCTGGGAAAATCGGATCCGTTCTTGGAGTTTTTCCATCAGGGTGATGGGAAATGGCACCTGGCATACAGATCTGAG GTCATCAAGAACAACCTAAACCCTACTTGGAAGCGCTTCTCTGTTCCCCTTCAACATTTCTGTGGGGGAGACCCCAGCACACCCATCCAG GTGCGATGCTCAGATTATGACAGTGATGGTTCACATGACCTCATTGGTACCTTCCATACCAGCTTGGCCCAGCTGCAAGCAGCCCCA GCTGAGTTTGAATGTATCCACCTCGAGaaacagcagaaaaagaaaagctacaaGAACTCTGGAACCATCTGTGTCAAGATTTGTCAG GTAGAAACAGAATATTCATTCTTGGACTATGTGATGGGAGGCTGTCAAATCAACTTCACT gtgGGCGTGGACTTCACGGGCTCCAATGGAGACCCTTCCTCACCTGATTCCCTGCACTACCTGAGCCCAACAGGGGTCAACGAGTACCTGACAGCACTGTGGAGTGTGGGCAGCGTGGTTCAGGACTATGATTC GGACAAGCTGTTCCCAGCATTTGGATTTGGGGCCCAGGTACCCCCTGACTGGCAG GTCTCCCATGAATTTGCCTTGAACTTCAACCCTAATAACCCCTACTGTGCAG GCATCCAGGGCATTGTGGATGCTTACCGCCAGGCCCTGCCCCAAGTTCGGCTCTATGGCCCCACCAACTTTGCACCCATCATCAACCATGTGGCTAGGTTTGCAGCCCAGGCTGCACATCAGAGGACGGCCTCG GCCCCTCGAGAGGCACTGGCGCAGACTGTACTTGCAGAAGTACCCACGCAACTGGTCTCCTACTTCAAGGCCCAAGGTTGGGCCCCATTCAAACCACTTCCACCTGCAGCCAAGGGCCCTGCACAGGTCCCTCAGGCCTAG
- the LOC118881032 gene encoding copine-1 isoform X6 yields MAHCVTLVQLSISCDHLIDKDIGSKSDPLCVLLQDVGGGKWAELGRTERVRNCSSPEFSKTLQLEYHFETVQKLRFGIYDIDNKTPELGDDDFLGGAECSLGQVVSSRILTLPLMLKPGKPAGRGTITVSAQELKDSRVVTMEVEARNLDKKDFLGKSDPFLEFFHQGDGKWHLAYRSEVIKNNLNPTWKRFSVPLQHFCGGDPSTPIQVRCSDYDSDGSHDLIGTFHTSLAQLQAAPAEFECIHLEKQQKKKSYKNSGTICVKICQVETEYSFLDYVMGGCQINFTVGVDFTGSNGDPSSPDSLHYLSPTGVNEYLTALWSVGSVVQDYDSDKLFPAFGFGAQVPPDWQVSHEFALNFNPNNPYCAGIQGIVDAYRQALPQVRLYGPTNFAPIINHVARFAAQAAHQRTASAPREALAQTVLAEVPTQLVSYFKAQGWAPFKPLPPAAKGPAQVPQA; encoded by the exons ATGGCCCACTGCGTGACCTTGGTTCAGCTGTCCATTTCATGTGACCACCTCATTGACAAGGATATCGGCTCCAAGTCTGACCCACTCTGCGTCCTTTTACAGGATGTGGGAGGGGGCAAATGGGCTGAG CTTGGCCGGACTGAGCGAGTACGGAACTGCTCGAGCCCTGAGTTCTCCAAGACTCTGCAGCTTGAGTACCACTTTGAAACAGTCCAAAAGCTCCGATTTGGCATCTATGACATAGACAACAAGACACCTGAGCTGGGGGATGATGACTTCCTAGGAGGGGCTGAGTGTTCCCTAGGACAG GTTGTGTCCAGTCGGATACTAACTCTACCCTTGATGCTGAAGCCTGGAAAACCTGCTGGGCGAGGGACCATCACG GTCTCAGCTCAGGAGCTGAAGGATAGTCGTGTAGTGACCATGGAGGTGGAGGCCAGAAACCTAGATAAGAAG GACTTCCTGGGAAAATCGGATCCGTTCTTGGAGTTTTTCCATCAGGGTGATGGGAAATGGCACCTGGCATACAGATCTGAG GTCATCAAGAACAACCTAAACCCTACTTGGAAGCGCTTCTCTGTTCCCCTTCAACATTTCTGTGGGGGAGACCCCAGCACACCCATCCAG GTGCGATGCTCAGATTATGACAGTGATGGTTCACATGACCTCATTGGTACCTTCCATACCAGCTTGGCCCAGCTGCAAGCAGCCCCA GCTGAGTTTGAATGTATCCACCTCGAGaaacagcagaaaaagaaaagctacaaGAACTCTGGAACCATCTGTGTCAAGATTTGTCAG GTAGAAACAGAATATTCATTCTTGGACTATGTGATGGGAGGCTGTCAAATCAACTTCACT gtgGGCGTGGACTTCACGGGCTCCAATGGAGACCCTTCCTCACCTGATTCCCTGCACTACCTGAGCCCAACAGGGGTCAACGAGTACCTGACAGCACTGTGGAGTGTGGGCAGCGTGGTTCAGGACTATGATTC GGACAAGCTGTTCCCAGCATTTGGATTTGGGGCCCAGGTACCCCCTGACTGGCAG GTCTCCCATGAATTTGCCTTGAACTTCAACCCTAATAACCCCTACTGTGCAG GCATCCAGGGCATTGTGGATGCTTACCGCCAGGCCCTGCCCCAAGTTCGGCTCTATGGCCCCACCAACTTTGCACCCATCATCAACCATGTGGCTAGGTTTGCAGCCCAGGCTGCACATCAGAGGACGGCCTCG GCCCCTCGAGAGGCACTGGCGCAGACTGTACTTGCAGAAGTACCCACGCAACTGGTCTCCTACTTCAAGGCCCAAGGTTGGGCCCCATTCAAACCACTTCCACCTGCAGCCAAGGGCCCTGCACAGGTCCCTCAGGCCTAG
- the LOC118881032 gene encoding copine-1 isoform X4, with product MAHCVTLVQLSISCDHLIDKDIGSKSDPLCVLLQDVGGGKWAELGRTERVRNCSSPEFSKTLQLEYHFETVQKLRFGIYDIDNKTPELGDDDFLGGAECSLGQVVSSRILTLPLMLKPGKPAGRGTITVSAQELKDSRVVTMEVEARNLDKKDFLGKSDPFLEFFHQGDGKWHLAYRSEVIKNNLNPTWKRFSVPLQHFCGGDPSTPIQVRCSDYDSDGSHDLIGTFHTSLAQLQAAPAEFECIHLEKQQKKKSYKNSGTICVKICQVETEYSFLDYVMGGCQINFTVGVDFTGSNGDPSSPDSLHYLSPTGVNEYLTALWSVGSVVQDYDSDKLFPAFGFGAQVPPDWQVSHEFALNFNPNNPYCAGIQGIVDAYRQALPQVRLYGPTNFAPIINHVARFAAQAAHQRTASQYFVLLLLTDGAVTDVEATREAVVRASYLPMSVIIVGVGGADFEAMEQLDADGGPLRTRSGEAAARDIVQFVPYRRFQNAPREALAQTVLAEVPTQLVSYFKAQGWAPFKPLPPAAKGPAQVPQA from the exons ATGGCCCACTGCGTGACCTTGGTTCAGCTGTCCATTTCATGTGACCACCTCATTGACAAGGATATCGGCTCCAAGTCTGACCCACTCTGCGTCCTTTTACAGGATGTGGGAGGGGGCAAATGGGCTGAG CTTGGCCGGACTGAGCGAGTACGGAACTGCTCGAGCCCTGAGTTCTCCAAGACTCTGCAGCTTGAGTACCACTTTGAAACAGTCCAAAAGCTCCGATTTGGCATCTATGACATAGACAACAAGACACCTGAGCTGGGGGATGATGACTTCCTAGGAGGGGCTGAGTGTTCCCTAGGACAG GTTGTGTCCAGTCGGATACTAACTCTACCCTTGATGCTGAAGCCTGGAAAACCTGCTGGGCGAGGGACCATCACG GTCTCAGCTCAGGAGCTGAAGGATAGTCGTGTAGTGACCATGGAGGTGGAGGCCAGAAACCTAGATAAGAAG GACTTCCTGGGAAAATCGGATCCGTTCTTGGAGTTTTTCCATCAGGGTGATGGGAAATGGCACCTGGCATACAGATCTGAG GTCATCAAGAACAACCTAAACCCTACTTGGAAGCGCTTCTCTGTTCCCCTTCAACATTTCTGTGGGGGAGACCCCAGCACACCCATCCAG GTGCGATGCTCAGATTATGACAGTGATGGTTCACATGACCTCATTGGTACCTTCCATACCAGCTTGGCCCAGCTGCAAGCAGCCCCA GCTGAGTTTGAATGTATCCACCTCGAGaaacagcagaaaaagaaaagctacaaGAACTCTGGAACCATCTGTGTCAAGATTTGTCAG GTAGAAACAGAATATTCATTCTTGGACTATGTGATGGGAGGCTGTCAAATCAACTTCACT gtgGGCGTGGACTTCACGGGCTCCAATGGAGACCCTTCCTCACCTGATTCCCTGCACTACCTGAGCCCAACAGGGGTCAACGAGTACCTGACAGCACTGTGGAGTGTGGGCAGCGTGGTTCAGGACTATGATTC GGACAAGCTGTTCCCAGCATTTGGATTTGGGGCCCAGGTACCCCCTGACTGGCAG GTCTCCCATGAATTTGCCTTGAACTTCAACCCTAATAACCCCTACTGTGCAG GCATCCAGGGCATTGTGGATGCTTACCGCCAGGCCCTGCCCCAAGTTCGGCTCTATGGCCCCACCAACTTTGCACCCATCATCAACCATGTGGCTAGGTTTGCAGCCCAGGCTGCACATCAGAGGACGGCCTCG CAATACTTCGTGCTGTTGCTGCTGACCGATGGTGCTGTGACAGATGTGGAGGCCACACGTGAGGCTGTGGTTCGTGCCTCCTACCTGCCCATGTCAGTGATCATCGTGGGTGTGGGTGGTGCTGACTTCGAGGCCATGGAGCAGCTGGACGCTGATGGTGGACCCCTGCGTACACGCTCTGGGGAGGCAGCTGCTCGTGACATAGTGCAGTTTGTGCCCTACCGCCGCTTCCAGAAT GCCCCTCGAGAGGCACTGGCGCAGACTGTACTTGCAGAAGTACCCACGCAACTGGTCTCCTACTTCAAGGCCCAAGGTTGGGCCCCATTCAAACCACTTCCACCTGCAGCCAAGGGCCCTGCACAGGTCCCTCAGGCCTAG